Proteins encoded together in one Papaver somniferum cultivar HN1 unplaced genomic scaffold, ASM357369v1 unplaced-scaffold_119, whole genome shotgun sequence window:
- the LOC113330829 gene encoding uncharacterized protein LOC113330829 — MGDASHASHVRSRTYADQVKGKQQLPTTSIDLSSLPLPTLKEGKPAIVLPESFYLEGCDIWKFSLIGRLDFKGITFQEVKDDLEHQWQLGQGAVQLIPMSRGFFTIKLQSQTAKEKLLNAEAWFFRHQKLTLIEWFPGFDAEKQRSSHASVWVSFPGLPLEFWTEKTLLSLAKSLGTPIVVDRRTLAHEYGHFASVLVDINFAEAATDAIHITVGGLDFWQSVEIQKVPKYCSKCKLIGHTDHECRKQHKENTERQLVVNKQVSSDESQPGVSNTPKPAGGEWPVARRKKKGKKKAHNVNVDVRDVVDNIVGEEADVEFAAKLVKAQQYNAIETIQDVEESSADAKFRANQEARRVRMQSMHKVVNTTEGRNASDSESLQDSNLRICAEKGSLPRINSGATSQIDIDSSKTGF, encoded by the exons ATGGGAGATGCTTCTCATGCGTCTCATGTTAGGTCTCGTACTTATGCTGATCAGGTGAAGGGGAAGCAACAGCTTCCAACAACATCTATTGATCTCAGTTCTTTACCATTGCCAACGTTAAAAGAAGGCAAACCAGCGATTGTTTTACCTGAATCTTTCTATTTGGAAggttgtgatatttggaaattcagtctTATTGGACGTTTAGATTTCAAAGGAATTACTTTCCAAGAGGTGAAGGATGATTTGGAACATCAATGGCAGCTAGGTCAAGGTGCGGTTCAGCTAATTCCTATGAGTAGAGGTTTCTTCACCATCAAGTTACAATCCCAAACAGCAAAAGAAAAGCTTTTGAATGCTGAAGCTTGGTTTTTTAGGCATCAAAAGCTAACCCTAATTGAATGGTTTCCTGGTTTTGATGCTGAAAAGCAAAGATCATCTCATGCTTCCGTGTGGGTTTCTTTTCCAGGGCTTCCATTAGAATTCTGGACAGAAAAAACGCTATTGTCCTTGGCTAAATCATTAGGAACTCCAATTGTGGTTGATAGACGTACTCTTGCTcatgaatatggtcactttgcatCAGTTTTGGTGGATATTAATTTTGCTGAAGCAGCTACTGATGCTATTCATATTACGGTTGGGGGTTTAGATTTTTGGCAATCTGTTGAGATTCAAAAAGTTCCAaaatattgttccaagtgcaagttGATTGGGCATACTGATCATGAATGTAGAAAGCAGCACAAGGAAAATACTGAGCGACAACTTGTGGTAAACAAACAAGTTAGCAGTGATGAATCTCAACCTGGCGTGAGCAATACTCCTAAACCGGCTGGTGGGGAATGGCCAGTGGCTAGGCGTAAGAAGAAGGGTAAGAAAAAAGCTCACAACGTCAATGTAGATGTGCGTGATGTTGTTGATAATATTGTTGGGGAAGAAGCTGATGTGGAGTTTGCTGCTAAGCTGGTGAAGGCTCAGCA ATATAATGCTATTGAAACAATTCAAGATGTGGAGGAGAGTTCAGCTGATGCAAAGTTTAGGGCTAATCAAGAAGCTAGGCGTGTTCGCATGCAATCCATGCATAAGGTAGTGAATACTACTGAGGGTAGGAATGCTTCTGATTCCGAGTCTCTTCAGGACTCCAATTTGAGAATTTGTGCTGAAAAAGGAAGTTTACCAAGAATTAATTCTGGTGCAACTTCTCAGATTGATATTGATTCCTCCAAAACTGGTTTTTAA